The DNA segment CGAACTCTCGGAGTTAGTGGCCACTAGGGTAGCGTTCTGATTAGGGGGGAACGCGAGGTAGAGACTCGTCTGTCCTGCGGCGACTTCCTGTGTGGAGAAATGCCGTCCGTTCTCCTGGATGACCGTGATCGTCGTGACGTTGGCCGCTGCAGGAGTCGAGGAGAGAGTGGTGTTCACCCAAACCTGGTTCGAAGCCCACGGTTCGTCAACCGCGAAATTCTCGAAAACTGGCCCATTTGAGGTCGTACTTACGGAGGGGTCGACCGAGAGACAGCCGCTGAACGCAAGCAAACAGGTGAGGGAGATGGCTAATAGTGCTTCTGGGCGGGAAAAACTCACGTGATCGATCCGACTTTGCTCGACAAAACGATTCCGGTTGCTCTACCCCATCACGAAGGCCCGAGTCGCATTCGTCTTCGGCCGTCTAGTATATGGAGGCTGCGGGCGAACTAGAGCCAGTGACGCAAACAGAACAATGAGTGAGTCGCCCGGTAACACGATGCAAGAACGGATCGGGAATCGTCGGACCAAGGTTCGTCTCTACATCCTCCTCAACATAAACCGACGCTGGATGGCATTCGGACTTGCAGTTGGGATGTTCGTGGTTCTCGTGTTGCTCGGTACGTACTCCGTTCCGACGTTCCGCGAGTACATGGGGGCGAAAGGGCCGACTCGGTACGTCTTTCAAGCATTCATCGGCGCGCTGATCACCGGTGTGACCCTCGTCGTCTCGATAAGTCTCGTCGTGCTTTCCCAGGAGTTCGGTCCGCTTGGTGAGCAACGCGACCGGATGTCCGGGTCGATGGGGTTCCGCGCGGATGTCGAGGACATCTTCAACGCATCGAGTCCGCCCGAACCCAACGATTTCCTCCGGGCGCTCGTCGAGAACACGTCGGAAAAAGCGGAGGCGCTCGAACAAGCCGTCAACGACGAGAACGAGGACTTCCGCGAGGCAGTCGAGCAGCTCACGACCGATATTCACGATAACGCGGACGTCGTGAGCGAGGAACTCGAAGACAGGGATTTCGGTGAATACACGGTCGTGAAAGCAGCTCTCGACTACAATTACTCGTGGAAGATCCATCAGGCTCGACGCCTGCAGGACAACTTCAACGACGTGATAGACCGGGACACGCGTCGCAAACTCATCGACCTCATCGATACGCTCGGGTTCTACGGACCGGCTCGCGAACATATAAAGACGTTATACTTCCAGTGGCAGCTCGTGGACCTCTCACGCGGAATGTTGTACCTCTCGACACCCGCACTCGTCGTCACGACGGCGATCGCCCTGTTTCTCGCCCCGTCCTCGTTCCCGGGAACGTTCCTCGGGGTCGATAATCTCGTCTGGATCGTGAGTGCTGGATCGGCGATCGGTTCCCTTCCGTTTCTCTTTCTCACGGCCTTCATTCTGCGGCTCGTGACGATCACCAAACGGACGCTCGCGATCGGACCGTTCATCCTCCGAAGCTCGGGGCGGTCTAAAAACATCGAGTGGGAGTAGCCGAATCGATGAACACCCTGTACGGTGGTGATAATCATCCGGGTCGAAGAACTACACCCTTCCAACTGTCGGTCTCTGTGCTCTCCCTTCCGTCTACGACTCGATCGGCTGTCGGAAGAATATCAGGAGCGACGATGGGTCGACGACGGCAGTGTCCTCGTATACCCACCCTTCTTCGGCCAGTTCGTTGAGGAGGTCCTGGATCTTGTATTGCTCGTTTCGAAGCTCGGTTGGGGAGAGGAAAACCGGTTCAACTCGATACTCGAATTGTTGGTCGGCCATGCTCTCCATACTCGCGCTCAGGACAAAAGCACTGGTACGAGATCGACGACACTGAAGACGAGGTACCGGAGTGGAAGCGTCCATCCCTCTCAGTCATCTCTCAAGCAGATGGTTCTTCAGTATCGTTTTCCCTGCAAGCAGGACCCATATGAGAACCGCTCTCAAAGATCATGGGATGGAAAAAGCGTGTAACGAATGCGGATTACAGGTGGAATACGACACGGAGGACAACGAAGTGGACTGTCCGAACTGTGGGCACATCATACTGATCTTCTAGCGTATTCCATCGGAAGAACACCCTGAACGGCAAGCGTCGGACGACCCGTGCCGATACCATCAGATCGGATCCGGCAACGCTGGTCCTCTGTAGACCGTTCGTCGGCACGTTGTGAAACGGTGATGACGACCCCCGTCATGAACGGACTGGGCTATCAGCGGCAATATTTATCCCTTTTCGTGGCGATAGCCATCACGGCACACCCTCACGAACGGTCCAGCGTCAGTGGAGTGAGGACAACGAACCCGCACCGGCGGGGCGCTAAAGCGCGCCGAGGCCAGCGCGGTTTCGACGATGCCGACCATCACGAAAGCGAAATCACATGACTCATCGATCCCCCATCGACGCGGCGACACGGCAACGCGACCCCTCTCGAATCGACCACGGACCCGAAGTGAGGGGGGACCATGGCTGACGCCGACGGTGACACCACGGCGGGCGAGATGTCGGACGGACTCCAAGTAGAGCTGTTCCACCCCGACTCCGACCGCGAGCCGGGGGACACGAACTATCAGGGATACGGCTTCGATGTCCATCCGATCGTCTTCCCCGTCGCGCTGGTCGTCATCGTGGCGTTCGTGGCGGCGACCCTCCTGCTCGGTAACGAGGCTTCGTCGATCTACAGCGCCGTCTTCAACGGTATCAACGAGTACTTCGGCTGGTTTTACATTCTCGTGGTGAACGTCTTCATCGTTACCGTCGTCTACTTCGCGGTGGGCAAGTACGGCAAGATCCGGATCGGGGGCGTCGGGGCGGAACGGGAGTTCAGCACGTTCTCGTGGATGGCGATGTTGTTCAGCGCCGGTATGGGTATCGGATTGATGTTCTTCAGCGTGGCCGAACCGGTCACCTACTTCGGGAGCGTTCCGCCCTTCTTCGCCGGCAACGGCGTCGAAGCAGGCTCGGCCGCTGCGGCGGGTCCCGCCCTCGCACAGGCGTTCTTCCACTGGGGGCTTCACCCGTGGGCGATCTACGCGCTCGTCGGGCTCGGCCTCGCTTTCTTCTCGTTCAATCGCGGGCTGCCGCTCACGTTCCGGTCGATCTTCTGGCCGCTGCTCGGCGAGCGGATCTACGGCTGGNGCCTCGCTTTCTTCTCGTTCAATCGCGGGCTGCCGCTCACGTTCCGGTCGATCTTCTGGCCGCTGCTCGGCGAGCGGATCTACGGCTGGCCGGGCCATGTCATCGACCTCGTGTCGGTGTTCGCCACCCTCTTCGGGCTGTCGACCTCGCTCGGTCTCGGGGTCACCCAGGTGAGCAGGGGCTTCAACGTCATCGCGGGTGATTTGTTCGGTGCGAGCTTCCCGACCGGAACGTTCGGACAGGTGGTCCTCATCGTGGGTATCACCCTCATCGCGACCGCGTCGGTGGCGGCGGGGCTCGAAGGCGGCGTCAAGCGCCTGAGCAACATCAACCTCTACCTCATGTTGGGGTTTCTCTCGTTCGTGATCGTCGTCGGCCCGACGCTCTACATCTTCAACGGGTTCACCGACGCGTTCGGCACGTATCTCGTGAGTCTCCCCGGCCTCAGTTTCTTCACCGGGGCGTTCGCGGGGCAACCCGCACGGGACTTCCTCGGCGGGTGGACCATCTTCTACTGGGGCTGGTGGATCTCGTGGTCACCGTTCGTGGGAATGTTCATCGCGCGGATCTCGAAGGGACGGACGGTTCGCGAGTTCGTCATGGGGGTACTGTTCTTGCCGTCGATCTTCTCGTTCGTCTGGATGTCGACGTTCGGCGGAAGCGCGATAAACGCCCAGATCGGCGGCGCTGGGATCCTCGCGACGCTCAACACGCAGGGACAGTCGATCGCGATGTTCTCGATGCTTTCGGAGTACCCGTTGGGGGCGATCTCGACCATCGTCGCCACGCTCCTCGTGATAACCTTCTTCGTCACGTCCTCCGACTCGGGATCGCTGGTGATCGACCACCTGACCTCCGGCGGGAAACACGACGTGCCGCGGACCCAGCGCGTCTTCTGGGCGCTCAGCGAGGGCGGCGTCGCCGCGGTGTTGCTCTGGGGTGGTGGCCTCGCGGCGTTGCAGACCGCCGCCGTTTCGACCGGCCTCCCCTTCGCGTTCATCCTCCTGTTGATGTGCTATACCGTCTATCTCGGTCTCGACAACGAGTACGAGATCCTCGAATCCGAGGAATTCAAAGAGCAGATCAGCCGGATCGACAGCATGGACGACGTCGAGGTGACCGCTTCCAGTGGGGACGTCGTTACCGGTATCTCCGATGGTGGTGAGAACACGTCCGACGCCCGATAGGTGGCGGTAATTCCCCTATGCCCCGAAGGGGCGCGATTCTGCTTCGTTCATCTTCGTGGAGATCACCGGGACGGTCGAGATCCGGACGACCTTCTCGACGACGGTGCCGAGCAGTGCGCCGAAACGACCCTGATAGCCGGTTCCCATCACGATGGCGTCGAGGCCCATCTCGTCGGCGTACTCGACTATCTCCTCGTGGACCGTCCCGGTTCTGAGCGCGGTGACACACTTGACGTCCGCCCTGTTCGCCATGGTACAGACCTCGCTCGTGACCCGTTCGCCGAACTCCCGGTACTCCTCGCGGACCGTCTCCTCGTCGTCCCGGACCGAGAGCGCACGCGGGACGCCCGGGAGGTCCATCACGTAGAGCGTGTGGACCGTCGCGCCGAGCGCGGCCGCGAGTTCGATGCCGTGTGCGGCGGCCTTCCGGGCTTCGTTGCTGCCGTCGGTCGGAACCAGGATCGTCTCGTACATGATCGTTCACAACGAGCTACCCCGCATGGAGGCATAAATCTGATGAGGAGATAGGTCACCCATTTATCTTCGACGTTCGATCGGGACGATGGACGGGCTGGGCCGGGACGCGCCGTTTCGCAACCGTTTATCGACTCGGCGGCATAGGGACAGTATGACGACACTCAAGAGCTCCCCCGGCCCGGCCGCCGATAGCGCGTTCAGGTCGGGAATGATGGCGGCGGCACTGCTCGGACTCGCCGGGATCGGCGTGCTCCACACGATCGACATGATCCCGCTGCACCTGGCCGGCTACGCGATCGTCCTCCTGTTCCCCATGTACCTCGTCGGCGCAGCATCGGTGCTCAGCGTCTGGCTCGGCTACAACGCGGACGTGACCGACCTCAGACCGGTGTACAAGGACCCGTAGGGTGAGGAATCTGCTCCGAGTGAGGACCTCCCTCTCACAATCACACGCCTTTCATTAACTAGCGATTAGAACAGCTCGCTTCGGTACTGATTGAAGCACTGTTCACAAACCTCTACATCCTCCTGGCTACTCTCCGAGCTTTCGTTTTCCGAGCTGAGCGTGATATAAAACTGGGGTGTGTCTTCCGGAATCGACTCATCACAGAGAGGGCAATCCATGAACTTCAGATTGAGAAGGTGGGTTGTATATACCACTCTTGTAGACGATCGGATCTATGTGCGATTTTAGGAGAGTTTGTCTCCGACGTCTTCCCAACAGTCCCTACAGACCTGAGTTCTTTTGGTAGCTTGACCATTGAGGGCTGTAGATGAACGATCTTTGTCTACAGCGCTGAGTGTAACGTGGCGTCTAGGACGGTCGTCGGTAAGTTGGGTTCCGCAGACGGGGTAGTTCATACTACGACGTAGTTTGTACCACGGAAGATATATAATGGCAAACATATATAGTGGTTGGATAATCGTGGATACGTCACCTGTTGACAGAAGATGTGAAGAATCCATCAAACGAAACTCCCTCTACTTAGTTCTGCACGCAGCACCCCGTGAGCGACCATCTTCCTGAAAGAAATTGCCGTGAGTTGGACCGTCGTTAGAACTGACGGAGGTGGACACCATCGTTGTCCACGGTGTCTACATCGTCGTTCCGGAGCTCGTGGGTATCGTCGTCGTCATCCCACCCGAGAGCATCCGTAAGGTCGTCGAGGATACCCGAGTCACCATCACTGGTGTCGACGTGTGCACTACCGTCTCGAACGTCGCTCACGGTCCCGACTTGATTCCCGTCGTGGTCGAACACGGCAGTTCCGCGGTCCTCGTTAGTGAAGGCTGGTTGTGCCATTGTGGTTGTTCATTGATTTCCACAGGGAACCTTGTTGAGCACGCAGTTGCAAGGTGCTTCGGCTCACTAGGACTCCACAGGACACTTACCGATATCGATGAGCGACACGCTGGGAACCTCGTTCTCTACGGTGGTTCTCGTGCGGCACCACCTTTTCCAGACGCGAGGTCGCTTACACTACTTTGGGACTTTAGTACATACAACTATGAACGTTTTGAGGGAAGTGAGACTGGTCCAGTCAAGGCCACTTCTACTCTTACCTCCCTTAACTGCTCTTGGTCAGACGCCACTGCAGTATCGTAGGCATTTGGTTGAACAGCCGGCGGTTCCTCTATGGGACGGATATTGTTGTACCGCTAGCTGGTTCGCTAAATCAACGAGAGTCAAAACTAACCGTTATATCCACCATGCTAGTTACTACCACAAGACTCATTGCGCAGTGGGTGTTATCTCAGCGTAGCTCGGAAGCAGGTTCCGCAAAAAGGGGAAACCCCGTTGCGTGGCATCACCCTGTTTCCGAGTTTCCCTTTACTGGTCTTCTCAACCAGTGTCATCAACTGAAGCGCTATTTACATAGTCCTTGTGAAACTACACCAAATTGTCCTTTACTAATAGGTACCCACCCCCAAGGAATGCGGCAGACCTCTCCGTACTCAAACAACATCCAGAATTCGAGGGGCTCGTCCCCAAGAGAGATTGCGATATCCGAAACACGGGTTCAAAGTGGGTCCCGATAGTAGCAACTGGGATCAAGTTGATGCGCCGCCGTTCTGCAGTCTTACAGAGTGCCCGGAGTGTAGAAACACCAACATTCTATGTCAAGTAGAGCTCTAATCCTGAATTATCAAAATTTGTAAATGTGTGAGTCATTATCAACCGTAGAAATATGATTGATGGCATTTCGAAACTCGAGCAGAAACCACCGCCAAGCATTCGGATTAAATGGTGTCTACACTTTGAGCAAGAATGGCTTTTTCACAATCGGAATTTTCTCTCTGAAAACGCTCTATAGAGCCTATAGATCGATCTCTGCGCTTTTTCAACAACTCACACTTGTTCTACTACCCCGAAGGAATGGAGACT comes from the Halococcus hamelinensis 100A6 genome and includes:
- a CDS encoding BCCT family transporter, with the protein product MADADGDTTAGEMSDGLQVELFHPDSDREPGDTNYQGYGFDVHPIVFPVALVVIVAFVAATLLLGNEASSIYSAVFNGINEYFGWFYILVVNVFIVTVVYFAVGKYGKIRIGGVGAEREFSTFSWMAMLFSAGMGIGLMFFSVAEPVTYFGSVPPFFAGNGVEAGSAAAAGPALAQAFFHWGLHPWAIYALVGLGLAFFSFNRGLPLTFRSIFWPLLGERIYGWXLAFFSFNRGLPLTFRSIFWPLLGERIYGWPGHVIDLVSVFATLFGLSTSLGLGVTQVSRGFNVIAGDLFGASFPTGTFGQVVLIVGITLIATASVAAGLEGGVKRLSNINLYLMLGFLSFVIVVGPTLYIFNGFTDAFGTYLVSLPGLSFFTGAFAGQPARDFLGGWTIFYWGWWISWSPFVGMFIARISKGRTVREFVMGVLFLPSIFSFVWMSTFGGSAINAQIGGAGILATLNTQGQSIAMFSMLSEYPLGAISTIVATLLVITFFVTSSDSGSLVIDHLTSGGKHDVPRTQRVFWALSEGGVAAVLLWGGGLAALQTAAVSTGLPFAFILLLMCYTVYLGLDNEYEILESEEFKEQISRIDSMDDVEVTASSGDVVTGISDGGENTSDAR
- a CDS encoding universal stress protein, whose amino-acid sequence is MYETILVPTDGSNEARKAAAHGIELAAALGATVHTLYVMDLPGVPRALSVRDDEETVREEYREFGERVTSEVCTMANRADVKCVTALRTGTVHEEIVEYADEMGLDAIVMGTGYQGRFGALLGTVVEKVVRISTVPVISTKMNEAESRPFGA